The following are encoded together in the Kingella negevensis genome:
- a CDS encoding GDSL-type esterase/lipase family protein has translation MNRRQFLILSTVLLAAACRNGKKYSKLAKGSTVLCLGDSLTEGYGAPKGTDYPTQLAEITGWKIINGGVSGDTSEQALGRLSGLMSQEPKLVIVSIGGNDFLQKIPESTTRVNIAKILDIIQNANIPVVLVRIPYFTTGALLGNVSEHPLYDEIATQYRIPLLKDAWADILGDKSLKSDMVHANADGYRQFAEELADFLKQQGFL, from the coding sequence ATGAACCGCAGACAATTCCTAATTCTATCCACCGTCCTACTCGCCGCGGCTTGTCGCAACGGCAAAAAATACAGCAAATTAGCCAAAGGCAGCACCGTTTTATGCTTGGGCGACTCGCTCACCGAAGGCTACGGCGCACCCAAAGGCACAGACTACCCTACACAACTTGCCGAAATCACAGGCTGGAAAATCATCAACGGCGGCGTGTCAGGCGACACCAGCGAACAAGCCTTGGGACGCTTGAGCGGCTTGATGTCCCAAGAACCCAAGCTAGTGATTGTGAGCATCGGCGGTAACGACTTTTTACAGAAAATCCCCGAAAGCACCACACGCGTAAACATTGCCAAAATTTTAGACATTATCCAAAACGCCAACATTCCTGTGGTTTTGGTCAGGATTCCATACTTCACGACAGGCGCACTGCTCGGCAATGTGAGCGAGCATCCGCTGTATGATGAAATCGCCACGCAATACCGTATCCCCTTGTTAAAAGACGCATGGGCGGATATTTTGGGCGACAAATCCCTCAAGTCTGACATGGTTCACGCCAACGCAGACGGTTATCGCCAATTTGCCGAAGAATTGGCAGATTTTTTGAAACAACAAGGTTTTCTATAA
- a CDS encoding exodeoxyribonuclease III, whose translation MRIISANVNGIRSAYKKGFLEYIAQSGADIVCVQELKAQEADLSAEMQKPHGMHGVWHCAQKRGYSGVAIYSKRTPDRVQYGLGIELFDNEGRFVRADFGRLSVISLYLPSGTSAEERQAYKYQFLDAFYPILADLLQEGRDVVVCGDWNIAHQNIDIKNWKGNLKNSGFLPEEREWIGNVIAKLGWTDMWRKLYPDVAGYTWWSNRGQAYAKDVGWRIDYQMVSPELAAKAKEAHVYKEVKFSDHAPLVVDYDYEI comes from the coding sequence ATGCGAATTATCTCGGCAAACGTGAACGGCATTCGTTCTGCCTACAAAAAAGGTTTTTTGGAATACATCGCGCAATCGGGCGCGGATATTGTCTGTGTGCAAGAATTGAAAGCGCAAGAAGCAGACTTATCAGCAGAAATGCAAAAACCGCACGGTATGCACGGTGTGTGGCATTGCGCCCAAAAACGCGGTTACAGCGGCGTGGCGATTTACAGCAAACGCACGCCCGACCGCGTGCAATATGGCTTAGGCATTGAATTGTTTGATAATGAAGGGCGATTTGTTCGCGCGGATTTTGGGCGGTTGAGCGTGATTTCGTTGTATCTGCCAAGCGGTACGAGCGCGGAAGAGCGTCAGGCGTATAAATATCAGTTTTTAGATGCGTTTTATCCGATTTTGGCAGACTTGCTTCAAGAGGGGCGCGATGTGGTGGTGTGTGGCGATTGGAATATCGCGCATCAAAATATTGACATCAAAAACTGGAAAGGTAATCTGAAAAATTCGGGTTTCCTGCCTGAAGAACGCGAGTGGATTGGCAATGTGATTGCGAAATTGGGCTGGACGGATATGTGGCGCAAATTGTATCCCGATGTGGCGGGTTATACTTGGTGGAGCAATCGCGGTCAGGCGTATGCGAAAGATGTGGGTTGGCGGATTGACTATCAGATGGTGTCGCCTGAATTGGCAGCGAAAGCAAAAGAAGCGCACGTTTACAAAGAAGTGAAATTTTCAGACCACGCGCCGTTAGTGGTGGATTACGATTACGAAATTTAA
- a CDS encoding UDP-2,3-diacylglucosamine diphosphatase, protein MQTLFIADLHLSDYTPDLNVLFTQFLRNHAQSADALYILGDLFDAWTGDDDDSVTAAEVAQAIKQFAQHAPVYFIAGNRDFLLGKSYADKANLTLLPENHIIHAHGKTLLLTHGDEMCTEDTSYLRYRKIMRCKIVQKILLALPYRKRKQIAENLRAASQRKKQNAQAYAISDVTEQGVQAALNRFPDTQIVIHGHTHRPAKHEHTFGQQTVERYVIQDWHNGAGGYLALDEQGVQFFRLPEERTFQ, encoded by the coding sequence ATGCAAACCCTATTCATCGCCGACCTACACCTATCCGACTACACCCCCGACCTAAACGTCCTGTTTACCCAATTTCTCCGTAACCACGCCCAAAGCGCAGACGCGTTATACATTTTGGGCGACCTATTTGATGCATGGACAGGCGATGATGACGACAGCGTAACCGCCGCTGAAGTCGCGCAAGCAATCAAACAATTTGCCCAACACGCCCCTGTTTACTTCATTGCAGGCAACCGCGATTTTCTGCTCGGCAAATCATACGCCGACAAAGCCAATCTCACGTTGCTGCCTGAAAACCACATAATCCACGCGCACGGCAAAACCCTATTGCTCACGCACGGCGATGAAATGTGTACTGAAGACACGTCCTATCTGCGTTATCGCAAAATCATGCGCTGCAAAATCGTACAAAAAATACTACTCGCGCTGCCGTATCGCAAACGCAAGCAAATCGCCGAAAATCTACGCGCCGCCAGTCAGCGCAAAAAGCAAAACGCGCAAGCCTATGCTATTTCAGACGTGACTGAACAGGGCGTTCAGGCTGCGTTAAACCGTTTTCCTGACACGCAAATTGTGATTCACGGGCATACACATCGTCCAGCCAAGCATGAACACACTTTCGGGCAGCAGACGGTTGAGCGGTATGTAATACAAGATTGGCATAACGGGGCAGGGGGATATTTAGCTTTAGATGAACAGGGCGTGCAGTTTTTCAGGCTGCCTGAAGAAAGAACTTTTCAATGA
- a CDS encoding XAC2610-related protein: protein MKRILALLLISTFAQAEDTALTRIQLTKGVTVERDLVSKDGQYLFLVRTGTWQINGSMFNRANNHQLHFTGTQKGYTLNLQSTANAENSTQPEFLYNGTLNLQSNRIDGVMTTPDKQQAITFEPYLPVANRPAFQFKFYGTPSRQVTQVQVLQNNKVVQTLSGFVTNDNEATYADYNFDGYFDLRLDSSDTSHQYWLYNSKTKKFQFDSELSQYAEVPQRYPHKYILKFGNTLLERRNSKWYEIPCCTAIN from the coding sequence ATGAAACGCATTCTAGCTTTACTACTCATCAGCACCTTCGCTCAAGCCGAAGACACCGCGCTCACCCGAATCCAACTCACCAAAGGTGTAACCGTAGAGCGCGATTTAGTCAGCAAAGACGGACAATACCTCTTCCTTGTCCGCACAGGTACATGGCAAATCAACGGCAGCATGTTTAACCGTGCCAACAATCACCAACTCCACTTCACAGGCACACAAAAAGGCTACACACTCAACCTACAATCCACCGCCAACGCCGAAAACAGCACGCAGCCTGAATTTTTATACAACGGTACGCTCAATCTGCAAAGCAACCGCATTGACGGCGTGATGACCACCCCTGACAAACAACAAGCCATCACATTTGAGCCATACCTACCTGTAGCCAACCGCCCAGCGTTCCAATTCAAATTTTACGGCACGCCCAGCCGCCAAGTTACCCAAGTGCAAGTGCTGCAAAACAACAAAGTGGTGCAAACCCTTAGTGGCTTTGTCACCAACGACAACGAAGCTACTTATGCCGATTACAATTTTGACGGCTATTTTGACCTACGCCTAGACAGCAGCGACACCAGCCACCAATACTGGCTATACAACTCCAAAACTAAAAAATTCCAGTTTGACAGCGAACTGAGCCAATATGCCGAAGTGCCACAGCGTTATCCGCACAAATACATTTTAAAATTTGGTAACACCCTACTAGAACGCAGAAACAGTAAATGGTACGAAATTCCCTGTTGCACCGCCATCAACTAA
- a CDS encoding Fic family protein, giving the protein MLYFVVKNHPFSDGNKRSGALLFVDFLHRNGRLFNAQQQPKAA; this is encoded by the coding sequence TTGCTGTATTTTGTCGTGAAAAACCACCCATTCTCAGACGGCAATAAACGCAGTGGCGCACTTCTATTTGTAGACTTTCTGCACCGCAATGGGCGATTATTCAACGCGCAACAACAACCCAAAGCAGCCTGA
- a CDS encoding virulence RhuM family protein, with protein MNNPIEIYQTENGETQVEVRFEQETVWLSQAQMVQLFGRNQSVISCHINNAVEEGEISEKSNMQKMHIASADRPVTFYDLETIISVGYRIKSPQGVAFRRWVTARLKDYLVKGYALNQSRLQQNATELSQALAFIKRSAYHINQFKTTAYRTKRNNRIICPRTWRRFVCAIRQFRTNRIWRTCLPQH; from the coding sequence ATGAACAATCCGATTGAAATTTACCAAACGGAAAACGGCGAAACACAAGTAGAAGTGCGTTTTGAGCAGGAAACTGTGTGGTTATCTCAAGCGCAAATGGTGCAACTATTTGGGCGTAATCAATCCGTGATTTCGTGCCATATTAACAACGCAGTAGAAGAGGGCGAAATCAGCGAAAAAAGCAATATGCAAAAAATGCATATTGCTTCTGCCGACCGTCCTGTTACCTTTTACGATTTGGAAACCATTATTTCTGTAGGCTATCGCATTAAATCGCCACAAGGTGTCGCGTTCAGACGTTGGGTAACCGCTCGCCTAAAAGACTATCTCGTTAAAGGCTATGCGCTCAATCAATCACGTTTGCAACAAAATGCCACCGAATTATCGCAAGCATTGGCGTTCATTAAACGAAGCGCATACCATATTAACCAATTTAAAACAACAGCTTATCGCACGAAACGAAACAACCGTATTATTTGCCCAAGAACGTGGCGACGGTTTGTCTGCGCTATTAGGCAATTTAGAACAAACCGTATTTGGAGAACCTGCTTACCCCAGCATTGA
- a CDS encoding tetratricopeptide repeat protein has protein sequence MTTLIDQAKQAFANQQFAQAIELGKQNLKDHPNDVITQELLIDSYYYTLNPQAVHDTAREMLAHNPNHAYAYFAIGCADSQVGRYEQALAHFQHAYALDKRPSYQTAILCTRQQLALQPEQQWAILQDYDRFLRQYPNDLGALANRAILLGDMGLHELAQQDLQRNLQLNKDPIQIAKASLNLGINKLRLGEYEEGWALFEHRWQAKHAAAQRPNWDTPIWQGEDIGNAPLLVCAEQGFGDNIQFVRYAIAAKQLGYNVTVLNQPQLEDLISGSLKKFGIPTISLNGEQPQGFSYYATMMSMPHLLRHKISSQPVTGHGYLQTSPAYQQKWTTKMQPEKTQPRIGIVWAGSPKHHRNLSRSITLNTIAPLLQFPAEFHCLQKDISPEDLAQIQQYPNLHTWAHEIQDFSDTAALAEQMDLVISVDTSVAHLAAAIGKPTWTLISHNPDYRWLLDRRDTPWYPSMTLFRQPENLSWGDVVAQILKELQGYFQAA, from the coding sequence ATGACAACACTCATCGACCAAGCCAAACAAGCCTTTGCCAATCAGCAGTTTGCCCAAGCCATTGAATTAGGCAAACAAAACCTGAAAGACCACCCAAACGATGTCATCACGCAAGAACTGCTGATAGACTCGTATTACTACACACTCAACCCCCAAGCCGTTCACGACACCGCGCGAGAAATGCTCGCCCACAATCCCAATCACGCCTATGCCTATTTCGCCATAGGTTGCGCCGATTCACAGGTTGGGCGATACGAGCAAGCACTTGCCCATTTTCAGCACGCCTACGCATTAGACAAACGCCCCAGTTATCAAACCGCCATACTGTGCACACGCCAACAACTCGCCTTGCAGCCTGAACAACAATGGGCAATCCTGCAAGACTACGACCGTTTTCTGCGCCAATATCCCAACGATTTAGGCGCACTCGCCAACCGCGCCATTTTGCTCGGCGACATGGGTTTACACGAACTCGCCCAGCAAGATTTACAACGCAATTTGCAGCTCAACAAAGACCCCATTCAAATCGCCAAAGCCTCGCTCAATCTCGGCATCAACAAGTTACGTCTAGGCGAATACGAAGAAGGCTGGGCATTATTTGAACACCGTTGGCAAGCCAAACACGCCGCCGCCCAACGCCCCAACTGGGACACCCCCATTTGGCAAGGTGAAGATATTGGCAACGCCCCCTTGCTCGTCTGCGCGGAACAAGGCTTTGGTGACAATATCCAATTCGTCCGCTACGCCATCGCTGCCAAACAACTCGGCTACAACGTAACCGTGTTAAACCAACCACAACTGGAAGACCTAATTTCAGGCAGCCTGAAAAAATTTGGCATTCCCACCATTTCACTCAACGGCGAGCAACCGCAAGGCTTCAGTTATTACGCCACTATGATGAGTATGCCCCACCTGTTGCGCCACAAAATCAGCAGTCAGCCTGTAACAGGACATGGCTATTTGCAGACCAGTCCAGCGTATCAACAAAAATGGACAACCAAAATGCAGCCTGAAAAAACGCAACCGCGCATCGGCATTGTGTGGGCAGGTTCGCCCAAACACCACCGCAACCTCAGTCGCAGTATTACACTGAACACCATTGCCCCTTTGTTGCAATTTCCCGCCGAGTTTCACTGCCTGCAAAAAGACATCAGCCCCGAAGACCTTGCCCAAATTCAGCAATATCCCAACTTGCACACATGGGCGCACGAAATCCAAGATTTCTCCGACACCGCCGCCCTTGCTGAGCAAATGGATTTAGTGATTAGCGTGGACACATCAGTCGCCCACCTAGCCGCCGCCATCGGCAAACCCACTTGGACGCTGATTAGCCACAATCCCGATTATCGCTGGCTGCTAGACCGCCGTGACACGCCATGGTATCCCAGCATGACCTTATTCAGGCAGCCTGAAAACCTCTCTTGGGGTGATGTGGTGGCGCAGATTTTGAAGGAATTGCAAGGGTATTTTCAGGCTGCGTGA
- a CDS encoding MFS transporter — MKHSSTFLLILAVVMMASVQRTPLVALGPVVSHIQQDLQISGATTGLVAALPLLLFAIFSPFAAGFARKFGMERVLISAILLLIIGLIVRVAIPSVGFLFLGTAVISAAISMSNVLLPALAKHNLPTRVGLVIYTMSITVAISSALASVIAVPLANWFNWRWSLGVWVLPAIAAFVIWLIWAKQATPAPLNPVQHASGSLNVWRVPAAWVISVLMGVQSSLFYSVINFLPSVLIEKGMTPMQAGSYTSLFQAASLFGVLLVSLKFSGSSHKQIWTTSMAGLMLAGMTGLWLLPVSQAGVWISLVGAGSSAVFSIVMMLFALRTESAHEAAALSGMAQTVGYLIAIMGPLGMGLLHDWFHSWQVSLSLLTALMFIETVLAWFASAPSTLQQTLKH; from the coding sequence ATGAAACATTCCAGCACCTTTTTACTCATTCTCGCCGTTGTGATGATGGCTTCAGTACAGCGCACCCCCTTAGTTGCGTTGGGTCCTGTTGTGAGCCATATCCAGCAAGACTTGCAGATTTCGGGCGCCACCACAGGCTTAGTCGCTGCGCTGCCTTTGCTGCTGTTTGCCATTTTCTCCCCATTTGCCGCAGGCTTCGCGCGCAAATTTGGCATGGAACGTGTGCTGATTTCCGCTATTTTGCTGCTCATTATCGGCTTGATTGTGCGTGTCGCCATACCGTCTGTCGGTTTTTTGTTTTTGGGGACGGCTGTGATTTCCGCCGCCATTTCCATGAGCAACGTGCTGTTGCCTGCCTTGGCGAAGCACAATTTGCCCACGCGCGTTGGCTTAGTGATTTACACGATGTCGATTACCGTTGCCATTTCCTCTGCGCTTGCCAGCGTGATTGCCGTGCCTTTAGCCAACTGGTTTAACTGGCGTTGGTCGCTTGGCGTGTGGGTGTTGCCCGCCATTGCCGCTTTTGTGATTTGGCTGATTTGGGCAAAACAAGCCACCCCCGCCCCACTCAATCCCGTCCAACACGCTTCAGGTAGCCTGAATGTTTGGCGCGTGCCAGCCGCATGGGTGATTAGCGTGCTGATGGGCGTACAGTCATCGCTGTTTTATTCTGTGATTAACTTTTTACCGTCCGTGCTGATTGAAAAAGGGATGACCCCTATGCAAGCAGGCAGTTACACCTCACTTTTTCAGGCTGCATCATTATTTGGCGTGCTACTCGTATCGCTCAAATTTTCAGGCAGCAGCCACAAGCAAATTTGGACAACCAGCATGGCTGGACTGATGTTGGCGGGCATGACAGGATTGTGGCTATTGCCCGTTTCCCAAGCTGGTGTATGGATTTCACTCGTTGGCGCAGGTAGCTCTGCCGTGTTTTCCATTGTGATGATGCTGTTTGCCTTGAGAACCGAAAGCGCACACGAAGCTGCCGCACTTTCAGGTATGGCGCAAACCGTCGGCTACCTCATCGCCATAATGGGTCCGCTCGGCATGGGATTGCTGCACGATTGGTTTCATTCATGGCAAGTTTCGCTCAGCTTGCTGACTGCCTTGATGTTTATTGAAACCGTGTTGGCATGGTTTGCCAGCGCCCCCAGCACTTTACAACAAACTTTAAAACACTAA
- a CDS encoding c-type cytochrome, protein MKFSKNQMHGSALFNLLGGIIILISVLFLLTKLAGSGYYSEVAETTESATQTRIMPTGQVVVGDGTEPGQRTGKQVFDKVCIQCHAADSATAFAPKVTHNDQWTARIAQGFETLVQHAVNGFKGPDGGNMPAKGGDTRLTDDEVARAVAYMANQSGANFTEPPVGGAAAAVSAKTSSAPAAAKAEDKPAATADNNARGKEVFEQTCRFCHGADTAIPNIPRVTHNDEWAPRIKQGEATLVKHAIEGFNAMPAKGGNAALSDDDIKATVQYMVKQSGG, encoded by the coding sequence ATGAAATTCTCTAAAAATCAAATGCACGGCTCAGCATTATTTAACTTGTTAGGCGGTATCATTATTTTGATTTCCGTATTATTTTTGCTGACCAAACTGGCGGGTAGCGGTTACTACAGTGAAGTGGCTGAAACAACTGAAAGCGCAACGCAAACGCGCATCATGCCAACGGGGCAGGTTGTGGTGGGTGATGGAACTGAGCCAGGCCAGCGAACAGGCAAACAAGTATTTGATAAAGTATGTATTCAATGCCATGCGGCAGACAGTGCAACGGCTTTCGCTCCTAAGGTAACACATAACGACCAATGGACTGCCCGTATTGCTCAAGGTTTTGAAACATTGGTTCAACATGCGGTAAACGGTTTTAAAGGACCTGATGGCGGCAATATGCCAGCAAAAGGTGGCGATACCCGTTTAACAGATGATGAAGTAGCGCGTGCGGTGGCTTATATGGCGAACCAATCAGGCGCCAACTTCACTGAGCCGCCTGTAGGTGGTGCTGCGGCTGCAGTAAGTGCAAAAACTTCTAGCGCGCCAGCCGCTGCAAAAGCAGAAGACAAACCAGCAGCCACTGCTGATAACAACGCACGTGGTAAAGAAGTATTTGAACAAACCTGCAGATTCTGCCACGGTGCAGATACAGCTATTCCCAATATCCCACGCGTAACGCATAACGATGAATGGGCGCCACGCATTAAACAAGGCGAAGCGACTTTGGTAAAACACGCTATTGAAGGCTTCAACGCCATGCCAGCGAAAGGTGGCAATGCAGCTTTGTCTGATGACGACATCAAAGCCACCGTTCAATATATGGTAAAACAATCAGGCGGTTAA
- a CDS encoding glycoside hydrolase family 19 protein, which translates to MKYCFKNDSRKAVYTAEECPNLFYGRGYVQLTWYDNYLRAGSELGVDLVKNPELALQPEIAAKIMRLGIVGGWFTGRKLAHYFSGSLKDFVNAHAIINGDVKKNGQ; encoded by the coding sequence GTGAAATATTGCTTTAAAAACGATAGTCGCAAGGCGGTTTATACGGCTGAAGAATGCCCGAATTTGTTTTATGGGCGTGGCTATGTGCAACTGACTTGGTACGACAATTATTTGCGTGCTGGTAGTGAGTTGGGCGTGGACTTGGTAAAAAATCCTGAATTGGCTTTGCAGCCTGAAATCGCGGCTAAAATTATGCGTTTGGGCATCGTGGGCGGTTGGTTTACGGGGCGTAAGTTGGCGCATTATTTTTCAGGCAGCCTGAAAGATTTTGTGAACGCCCATGCGATTATCAACGGCGATGTGAAAAAGAATGGGCAATGA
- a CDS encoding SDR family oxidoreductase, translating to MTEQSLKNKTILITGASQGLGAETAKACAAAGATVILMARSQKKLEKVYDDIVAAGSPEPFAMCFDMIHAEEKEFDYLAQTIAEATQGKLDGVIHCASYFYALSPLDFQTVNEWVNQYRINTVAPMALTRAVLPMLKESEDASVIFVGESHGETPQAYWGGFGASKAALNYLCKVVADEWERFPNLRANVLVPGSINSPQRIKTHPGESASERKNMTDITPDFVWWASEASRGRSGEIVYL from the coding sequence ATGACTGAACAATCATTAAAAAATAAAACGATATTGATTACAGGCGCATCTCAAGGCTTGGGCGCGGAAACGGCAAAAGCCTGCGCAGCGGCTGGTGCAACGGTGATTTTAATGGCGCGTAGTCAAAAAAAATTAGAAAAAGTGTATGACGATATTGTGGCGGCGGGCAGTCCTGAGCCGTTTGCGATGTGTTTCGACATGATTCACGCGGAAGAAAAAGAATTTGATTATTTGGCGCAAACGATTGCGGAAGCTACGCAAGGCAAGTTGGACGGCGTGATTCACTGCGCCAGCTATTTCTACGCGCTCTCGCCATTGGATTTTCAAACGGTGAATGAATGGGTGAATCAATACCGTATCAACACAGTTGCGCCGATGGCTTTAACACGTGCGGTGTTGCCTATGCTGAAAGAATCTGAAGATGCTTCGGTGATTTTTGTCGGCGAATCACACGGTGAAACTCCGCAAGCGTATTGGGGTGGCTTTGGGGCTTCTAAAGCGGCGTTGAATTATCTGTGCAAAGTGGTGGCTGATGAATGGGAACGTTTCCCGAATTTGCGCGCTAATGTGTTGGTACCTGGGTCTATTAATTCGCCGCAGCGCATTAAAACGCACCCTGGCGAATCGGCAAGCGAGCGCAAAAATATGACGGACATCACGCCTGATTTTGTGTGGTGGGCAAGCGAAGCCAGTCGCGGTCGCTCTGGGGAAATCGTGTATCTATGA
- the ushA gene encoding bifunctional UDP-sugar hydrolase/5'-nucleotidase UshA, giving the protein MKWQYLTAAVMGLGLAHSAFAYQAGKTYRFTVVHTNDTHGRFWENDHGEYGFAAEKAVIDAIKKDVAAKNGSVILLHAGDFNTGVPESDVQQAKPDIEGMNRIGFEATVLGNHEFDNPQSVLKQQERWANFPFLSANVLYKNTGKHFVKPYTILKKNGLKVAVVGLTTEDSEKMSSAKNVAGLSFADPTHAANKTLNEINRKEKPDVRIALTHMGYYNNANHGDNAPGDVTLARNLPKGAFDLIVGGHSHTRVCLNEDGSLNEKYEPTQACRPDFQNGTWIVQAGEWGKYVGRADFEFKDGKTRLVSYQLVPINLKKKVKGADGQSTYVPYTSFVPDSKLYNYLKTYQDKGGQLLNVKVGQTTGVFEGQREVVRYRPSNLGHLITQAMMERAQADIGIFNGGGIRDSLPAGELTYKDVLKVHPFGNILSHVTLTGAELQDYLSKVALISTGNGGYPHFTNNLKMTVNRTAGTVSDVTLNGKPLDMNKKYRIAFTNFNAEGGDGYPKLNKHPSYVETGYIDAEIMKDYLTKNSPVDAARFEPKNEIVFK; this is encoded by the coding sequence ATGAAATGGCAATATCTCACAGCGGCAGTAATGGGTTTGGGTTTGGCACATTCTGCATTTGCTTATCAAGCAGGTAAAACGTATCGTTTTACAGTGGTTCACACCAACGACACGCACGGACGTTTCTGGGAAAACGACCATGGTGAATACGGGTTTGCCGCAGAAAAAGCCGTGATTGATGCGATTAAAAAAGACGTGGCGGCGAAAAATGGCAGCGTGATTTTGCTGCATGCTGGCGACTTCAATACAGGCGTGCCTGAATCTGATGTGCAACAAGCTAAACCTGATATTGAAGGCATGAACCGCATCGGTTTTGAAGCCACCGTGTTGGGGAACCATGAATTTGACAATCCTCAATCCGTGTTGAAACAACAAGAACGCTGGGCGAATTTCCCATTTTTGAGCGCCAACGTGTTGTATAAAAATACGGGTAAACACTTTGTGAAACCGTACACCATTTTGAAGAAAAATGGTTTGAAAGTGGCTGTGGTAGGTTTAACCACTGAAGACAGTGAAAAAATGTCTAGTGCGAAAAACGTGGCTGGCTTATCGTTTGCCGACCCAACGCACGCTGCAAATAAAACACTGAACGAAATCAATCGCAAAGAGAAACCTGATGTGCGCATTGCTTTGACTCACATGGGTTATTACAACAATGCCAATCACGGCGACAATGCGCCTGGCGATGTAACATTGGCGCGTAACTTGCCAAAAGGCGCATTTGATTTAATCGTGGGCGGACACTCTCACACTCGCGTTTGCTTAAATGAAGATGGTTCATTGAATGAAAAATACGAGCCAACTCAAGCCTGTCGCCCAGATTTCCAAAACGGCACATGGATTGTTCAGGCTGGCGAATGGGGTAAATACGTTGGTCGTGCAGACTTTGAGTTTAAAGATGGCAAAACCCGATTAGTCAGCTATCAGTTGGTTCCGATTAACTTGAAGAAAAAAGTGAAAGGTGCAGACGGTCAATCCACTTACGTGCCTTACACCAGCTTTGTGCCTGATAGCAAATTGTATAACTACTTGAAAACTTACCAAGACAAAGGCGGTCAATTATTGAACGTGAAAGTGGGTCAAACCACAGGCGTGTTTGAAGGTCAGCGCGAAGTGGTGCGTTATCGCCCAAGTAACTTGGGTCATTTGATTACGCAAGCGATGATGGAACGCGCCCAAGCCGATATTGGTATCTTCAACGGCGGCGGTATTCGTGATTCATTGCCAGCTGGCGAACTGACTTACAAAGACGTGCTGAAAGTTCACCCATTCGGCAACATCTTGAGCCACGTAACCTTAACTGGTGCAGAGCTGCAAGATTACTTGAGCAAAGTCGCTCTCATCAGCACAGGCAACGGTGGTTATCCGCACTTCACCAATAATTTGAAAATGACCGTTAATCGCACAGCAGGCACAGTCAGCGACGTCACATTGAACGGCAAACCTTTGGATATGAACAAAAAATATCGCATCGCGTTTACCAACTTCAATGCTGAAGGCGGCGACGGTTATCCAAAATTGAACAAACACCCAAGCTATGTGGAAACTGGTTACATTGATGCGGAAATTATGAAAGATTATCTGACTAAAAACTCACCAGTGGACGCAGCGCGTTTTGAACCAAAAAATGAAATTGTGTTCAAATAA
- a CDS encoding phosphoglycolate phosphatase: MPQITLDHVQAAAFDLDGTLVDSIPDLAASANAMRVALGMSELPRETVQSYVGDGIGVLVHRALMDDYQGKADEVLWQQGFSAFVKHYSANIANATRPYPQTEAGLGLLKSLGIPLAVVTNKSEVLAVKLLKDLGLDGYFSMVVGGDTLPERKPSPEPLRYVAEVLGVDCKNMLMVGDSHNDILAAKAAGCVAVGVTYGYGDMVELSQEEATKPDWLIGSLPEIYEHLRVQRPKND; encoded by the coding sequence ATGCCACAAATTACTTTAGACCACGTTCAGGCTGCCGCATTTGATTTAGACGGCACGTTAGTAGATTCCATTCCCGATTTAGCCGCTTCGGCCAACGCCATGCGCGTCGCGCTGGGCATGAGCGAATTGCCACGCGAAACCGTGCAAAGCTATGTTGGCGACGGCATTGGCGTGCTGGTTCATCGCGCCTTGATGGACGATTACCAAGGCAAAGCAGATGAAGTCCTTTGGCAACAAGGCTTTTCTGCGTTTGTGAAACACTACAGCGCAAACATCGCCAACGCCACACGCCCTTATCCGCAAACTGAAGCAGGTTTAGGCTTGCTGAAATCGCTCGGCATTCCGCTTGCTGTTGTAACCAATAAAAGCGAAGTGTTAGCCGTTAAATTATTGAAAGATTTGGGTTTAGATGGCTACTTCAGCATGGTAGTCGGTGGCGACACGCTGCCTGAGCGCAAACCCAGCCCAGAGCCGTTGCGTTATGTGGCGGAAGTGTTGGGCGTGGACTGCAAAAATATGCTAATGGTCGGCGATTCGCACAACGATATTCTGGCGGCAAAAGCGGCTGGCTGCGTGGCGGTTGGCGTAACTTACGGTTATGGCGACATGGTGGAACTGAGCCAAGAAGAAGCAACCAAACCCGATTGGCTGATTGGTTCGCTGCCTGAAATTTACGAGCATTTGCGCGTTCAACGTCCCAAAAATGATTGA